From one Thalassoroseus pseudoceratinae genomic stretch:
- the pckA gene encoding phosphoenolpyruvate carboxykinase (ATP) — MSDFSLQNHGITVERILRNPDPSTLYEEAIRREAGTTIADTGALIAYSGEKTGRSPKDKRVVKHPDSEADVWWGPVNFPLEESTFQINRERAIDYLNTRDRLYVIDAFAGWDPANRIKTRVISARPYHALFMRNMLIRPTPEEMETYGEPDFVIYNAGKFPANRYTSGMTSKTSVDLSIEQGEVVILGTEYAGEMKKAVFTYMNYTMPDKGILSMHCSATAEKDSEKSSVLFGLSGTGKTTLSTDPRRRLIGDDEHCWSDSGVFNIEGGCYAKAIYLSAETEPEIFGALRYGAVLENVKYDSADHHVDFNDSSITQNTRGAYPIEYMDNAKIPCVAGHPTDVIFLTCDAFGVLPPVSRLTPEQAMYHFISGYTAKVAGTEMGVNEPQATFSPCFGGPFLVWHPGKYAELLAEKIKKHDAKVWLVNTGWSGGAYGTGSRMKLAYTRAIIDAIHSGQLADAPTQPDPIFGIHVVTECPGVPSEILIPKNTWTDQASFDDTAKKLAGLFRENFQTYESGVSAEVIQAGPTS; from the coding sequence ATGAGTGATTTCTCCCTGCAAAACCACGGTATTACCGTGGAACGGATTCTCCGCAACCCTGATCCCTCCACGCTGTACGAAGAGGCGATCCGCCGCGAAGCCGGCACTACGATTGCTGACACCGGCGCTCTGATCGCTTATTCCGGTGAAAAGACCGGTCGTAGCCCAAAAGACAAACGGGTCGTCAAACATCCGGATTCCGAAGCGGATGTGTGGTGGGGACCGGTCAATTTTCCGTTGGAGGAATCGACGTTCCAAATCAACCGCGAACGGGCGATCGATTACCTCAATACGCGAGACCGGTTGTACGTGATCGATGCGTTTGCCGGTTGGGATCCTGCGAACCGCATCAAGACGCGGGTGATTTCGGCTCGTCCTTATCATGCGTTGTTCATGCGGAACATGCTGATTCGCCCCACGCCCGAGGAGATGGAAACCTACGGCGAACCGGATTTTGTCATCTACAACGCTGGCAAGTTTCCGGCGAATCGTTACACGTCCGGCATGACCAGCAAGACCAGCGTGGACCTGAGCATCGAACAAGGTGAAGTCGTCATCCTCGGCACCGAGTACGCCGGTGAGATGAAGAAAGCCGTCTTCACATACATGAATTACACGATGCCTGACAAAGGCATTCTGTCGATGCACTGCTCGGCGACGGCGGAGAAAGACAGTGAGAAAAGTTCCGTGCTATTCGGGCTCTCCGGAACCGGGAAGACCACGCTATCGACCGATCCAAGACGGCGGCTGATCGGTGACGACGAACACTGTTGGAGCGATTCCGGCGTGTTCAACATCGAAGGTGGTTGCTACGCGAAAGCGATTTACCTCTCTGCTGAAACCGAGCCAGAGATTTTCGGGGCTCTCCGTTACGGCGCGGTTTTGGAGAATGTGAAATACGACTCCGCCGACCATCACGTCGACTTCAATGATTCCTCGATCACGCAAAATACGCGTGGAGCGTATCCGATCGAGTACATGGACAACGCCAAAATTCCATGCGTTGCCGGTCATCCGACGGATGTGATCTTCCTCACCTGCGATGCGTTCGGCGTGTTGCCGCCGGTGAGTCGACTGACTCCCGAACAAGCGATGTACCACTTCATCAGTGGCTACACCGCGAAAGTCGCCGGGACGGAGATGGGCGTCAATGAACCGCAAGCGACGTTCTCACCGTGTTTCGGTGGACCGTTCCTGGTGTGGCATCCTGGCAAATATGCCGAGTTGTTGGCCGAGAAAATCAAGAAGCACGACGCGAAAGTCTGGTTGGTGAACACCGGTTGGAGCGGCGGAGCCTACGGCACGGGAAGTCGGATGAAACTCGCTTACACACGTGCCATCATCGACGCGATTCACTCCGGTCAATTAGCCGACGCCCCAACGCAGCCCGACCCGATCTTCGGTATCCACGTCGTCACCGAATGCCCCGGCGTGCCAAGTGAAATCCTGATCCCGAAGAACACCTGGACCGACCAAGCCTCCTTCGACGACACTGCAAAGAAACTCGCCGGCCTCTTCCGCGAGAATTTTCAGACCTACGAAAGCGGCGTGAGTGCCGAAGTCATCCAAGCGGGTCCGACTTCTTAG
- a CDS encoding EVE domain-containing protein: MKYWLFKSEPNAYSISDLLQEKKQTTFWDGVRNYQARNFLRDDVQVGDGVFFYHSNTKPLAIVGTMRVVKAGYPDHTAFDENDHHYDPKSDPENPTWYHVDVKLEQEFPEPVTRDMLKEDEETAGMMVLARGSRLSIQPVTPDEWAAVHRLAGVEPKS; the protein is encoded by the coding sequence GTGAAGTACTGGCTGTTCAAGTCCGAGCCCAATGCGTATTCCATTTCCGATCTGTTGCAAGAGAAAAAGCAGACCACGTTTTGGGATGGGGTGCGGAATTATCAGGCTAGAAACTTCCTGCGAGACGATGTCCAGGTGGGTGATGGGGTGTTTTTCTATCACAGCAATACGAAGCCGCTCGCAATAGTGGGAACCATGCGGGTTGTGAAAGCTGGTTATCCTGACCATACCGCATTCGACGAGAACGACCATCACTACGATCCGAAAAGCGATCCTGAGAATCCGACTTGGTACCACGTCGATGTGAAGTTGGAGCAAGAGTTTCCCGAGCCAGTCACACGGGACATGCTCAAGGAGGATGAGGAAACTGCTGGGATGATGGTACTCGCACGGGGGTCGCGGTTGTCGATTCAACCCGTCACGCCAGATGAGTGGGCAGCGGTGCATCGGTTGGCCGGTGTGGAACCGAAGTCTTAG